The Bubalus bubalis isolate 160015118507 breed Murrah chromosome 18, NDDB_SH_1, whole genome shotgun sequence genome contains a region encoding:
- the OPA3 gene encoding optic atrophy 3 protein isoform X2, whose protein sequence is MTSAEAGVGTHIGYSNRLTVPPSDSLTSAVYLHIHRNGRRNVSVYAVTSWTAPAVPSGRTHVRTHARRREGGGGGSDLRRPSQSARLRVPLATAKMVVGAFPMAKLLYLGIRQVSKPLANRIKEAARRSEFFKTYICLPPAQLYHWVEMRTKMRIMGFRGTVIKPLNEEAAAELGAELLGEATIFIVGGSCLVLEYWRHQAQQRRKEEEQRAAWNAMRDEVGHLALALEALQAQVQAAPPKGDLEELQAQMREVRAQLRAGDPPSTPGATSTSQAVSSPKK, encoded by the exons ATGACGTCAGCCGAAGCGGGCGTGGGAACCCATATAGGCTACAGCAACCGTTTAACGGTACCACCCTCTGACAGTCTCACTTCCGCCGTATATTTGCATATTCATAGGAACGGACGTCGGAACGTCAGCGTCTACGCCGTGACGTCATGGACCGCCCCAGCGGTTCCCTCGGGGCGTACGCACGTACGTACGCACGCGCGGCGACGAgagggcgggggaggagggagcGATCTAAGGCGCCCCTCCCAGTCAGCAAGGTTGCGTGTTCCCCTTGCGACCGCCAAGATGGTGGTGGGCGCGTTCCCTATGGCGAAGCTGCTATACTTGGGCATCCGGCAGGTCAGCAAGCCGCTTGCCAACCGCATTAAGGAGGCCGCCCGCCGAAGCGAGTTCTTCAAGACCTATATCTGCCTCCCGCCGGCTCAGC TGTACCACTGGGTGGAGATGAGGACCAAGATGCGCATCATGGGCTTCCGGGGCACGGTCATTAAGCCGCTGAACGAGGAGGCGGCTGCCGAGCTGGGCGCCGAGCTGCTGGGCGAGGCCACCATCTTCATCGTGGGCGGCAGCTGCCTGGTGCTGGAGTACTGGCGCCACCAGGCGCAGCAGCGGCGCAAGGAGGAGGAGCAGCGCGCCGCCTGGAACGCGATGCGGGACGAGGTGGGCCACCTGGCGCTGGCGCTCGAGGCCCTGCAGGCGCAGGTGCAGGCGGCGCCGCCAAAGGGCGACCTGGAGGAGCTGCAGGCGCAGATGCGAGAGGTGCGCGCCCAGCTGCGCGCCGGGGACCCGCCGTCCACCCCCGGGGCCACATCCACATCCCAGGCAGTGTCCTCACCCAAGAAGTAG